In Nostoc piscinale CENA21, the genomic stretch TTCAACTGACCAGTGGAAAATACACTGCGTTCGTTTTGCTCCTAATTGTCCAACACAAAACCCTATTGAGGATGTTTGGTTGCAAGCCAAAACCTGGGTTCGACGTTTTTGTGCTTTGCTCCCTTCATTTTCTCATTTAAAATGGATGTTTGAATGGTTTATCCGTCACACTACCTTTGATTTTCCCACTCTTCAGATGTACGGAGCTTTTTCAAAAATCAAATATTAGTCCTATATAGACGAGACGGACAGGAAAATGCTACTGATTTTTGGTTACAGCAGGTTAAATTTCATAGTGCAAAGTTCATGAAACGTGTAGAGTCCTTTTGGAATCAATCAAAGAGTTTCTTTCTACTCTCACTTCGGACGAGCGTTGGGGGGTGATGGTGGCATTTGAGGAAGTGCAGCCGCAGTTGTTTGGTCAGTTGGTGGCGGCTCCCGATTGGGCGCAGTGGATGGGGTGAGTTGTTGGTTGCATCAAGCAGAATTAGTCTTCTAGACCGATGTGAAGCTGCCATAGCACGGGATTAACTAGAAACATTGCCTAGAAAATTTTTCAAAAATCTGAAATTTCGCCAGCCTTTATGCAAAACTTACCCTTGATGGTCATACATCTGCTATCTGTAGCGCAAACCACAAGTAATGGTTTAATTAAACCACTTGGTCATCATGAGCTACTGTTAGTGCTGCTAGAGTTGTCATTATTGCTGCTAGTAGCACGAGGTTTGGGTGAGTTGATGCGCCGAATTAACCAACCGCCCGTTGTAGGGGAACTATTAGCAGGCGTGCTACTTGGCCCTTCATTATTCGGTTGGCTACTGCCAAACTTACAGGCACAGATTTTTCCCCATAGCCAGGTACAGTCTGATTTACTCTCAGTCATTTCTTGGCTTGGGGTATTATTTTTACTAATTGTGACCGGGCTGGAAACAGATTTAAAGCTAATTATTCGCAAAGGTAAAACAGCACTGTTAATTTCGCTAGGCGGAATAGTAGTTCCATTTATTACAGGATTTGGACTAGGGTGGTTATTACCAGAGACGTTTTTAGCCGAGCCGAGCAAGCGATTAGTATTTAGCTTATTTATTGCTACAGCCATGAGTATTTCAGCAGTGCCAGTCATTGCTAAGGTACTAATGGACTTGAATCTGATTCGTCGTGATATCGGTCAAGTTACCCTAGCCGCAGGAATGACTGATGACACTATTGGTTGGATTTTGCTGTCAGTAGTTTCCGGTCTAGCCAGTAGCGGACAGTTCAACTTCAGTACAGTTTTTCACTCAGTCAGTGCGGCTATATTATTTTTAGCGATCGCATTCACGATTGGGCGTACTGTAGTAGACCAGATTTTGCGATGGGCAGATGATTACATTGGTGGCATGACCACAAGTTTATCAATTGTGGTCATTTTAGCACTGGCAGCCGCAGCCCTTACCCATGCTTTGGGTTTAGAAGCGGCATTAGGTGCTTTTGTCATGGGCATTTTAGCTGGACAATCGAGACGTTTTAGTAGTCAAGCCGGACATACTTTAGAAGTAATCACCGCAGGTTTTCTCGCACCGATTTTCTTTGCCACGGCGGGGTTGAAAGTTAATTTACTGACTTTGTTTGTTCCCCAAACTTTGATATTTGGCTTAGTTGTTCTAGCTGTTGCTTGTATTGGAAAATTTATCGGTGCATATATGGGTTCGCGTGTCGGGGGTTTAAGCCATTGGGAAGCATTAGCGATGGGTTCCGGGATGAATGCGCGTGGTGCAATGGAAATTGTCGTTGCCACTATCGGTTTATCTTTGGGCGTTCTCAATCCCCAGATGTATTCAATCATCGTTATGGTAGCGATTGTCACTTCCCTGATGGCTCCTCCCTTGTTACGTTGGTCATTATCAAAAGTAGTTATCGGTGAAGAAGAAGCTCAACGCTTAGAGCAAGAAGAACAAGCCAGCCGTAGTTTTATCAAACAGATTCATCGTATCCTCATACCTACCAGTGGCGGCAGTAATATTCAACTAGCCGCCCAGTTAGTTGGATATATTGCACATCAAAATCCCATAGAAGTCACAGCTTTATACGTTCAAAGTGACAAGCCATTACAAAAAACAAGTCGCCAGTTGACAAAAGCAAAGAATTTTACAGATAAACAAGCTCTTGCGGCTGTAGAAGCGGAAATGCAACTACCTGCTGGGATTACTTTACAAACTAAAACACTAGCAGGACGTAGTAAAGCTGAGGTAATTCTTACCGAAGCCCAGAAAAACTATGACTTAATTGTATTGGGAGCATCAGAACGTCTTCCTTCCAAAGAAGCCTTATTCAATTTATTAGTTGACCGAGTAGTGCAAGAAGCTCCTTGCCCAACAATGGTAGTTAAATCGCATCTACCTCTGCCACAAGGTGATAGTTGCACGATTGCTCAACAACAGCTAAAACATATTCTTGTCCCAACAATCGGTACAGAATCTAGCAAATATGCCGTAGAAGTGGCAAGTACGATTGCAGCACAAACAGGGGCATTAGTTACTATTGTCAACGTGATTAATGTGCCACAAGTAGAGTACATAGTTTACGAACAGCGATCTTTTGACACAGCCAGGGAAATTTCTCATGATTTATTAGAACA encodes the following:
- a CDS encoding cation:proton antiporter, producing the protein MQNLPLMVIHLLSVAQTTSNGLIKPLGHHELLLVLLELSLLLLVARGLGELMRRINQPPVVGELLAGVLLGPSLFGWLLPNLQAQIFPHSQVQSDLLSVISWLGVLFLLIVTGLETDLKLIIRKGKTALLISLGGIVVPFITGFGLGWLLPETFLAEPSKRLVFSLFIATAMSISAVPVIAKVLMDLNLIRRDIGQVTLAAGMTDDTIGWILLSVVSGLASSGQFNFSTVFHSVSAAILFLAIAFTIGRTVVDQILRWADDYIGGMTTSLSIVVILALAAAALTHALGLEAALGAFVMGILAGQSRRFSSQAGHTLEVITAGFLAPIFFATAGLKVNLLTLFVPQTLIFGLVVLAVACIGKFIGAYMGSRVGGLSHWEALAMGSGMNARGAMEIVVATIGLSLGVLNPQMYSIIVMVAIVTSLMAPPLLRWSLSKVVIGEEEAQRLEQEEQASRSFIKQIHRILIPTSGGSNIQLAAQLVGYIAHQNPIEVTALYVQSDKPLQKTSRQLTKAKNFTDKQALAAVEAEMQLPAGITLQTKTLAGRSKAEVILTEAQKNYDLIVLGASERLPSKEALFNLLVDRVVQEAPCPTMVVKSHLPLPQGDSCTIAQQQLKHILVPTIGTESSKYAVEVASTIAAQTGALVTIVNVINVPQVEYIVYEQRSFDTAREISHDLLEQQAAIGRSLGADVKINILHGNPEREILTFAQIHAVDLIVLASNIRMVTGRAFFGHRVDAILSKAQCPVATITIP